One Purpureocillium takamizusanense chromosome 1, complete sequence genomic window carries:
- a CDS encoding uncharacterized protein (COG:S~TransMembrane:1 (o1256-1278i)~BUSCO:EOG092608WU~EggNog:ENOG503NX6B) produces MSTASRHSLQPSRRLKNSSRDSGRARAASRARGQHIVVEHEEARSFALRAAYLHYLLQPKAKRKQYVAAPKAPARSHTSVGQLVQEYVSGSSSSQKLPHSFPSQLLDRVGGVLRGNESLPGYNDAAVKRSFAEAYTAFSEKTFRKNMEKERKFEPLVLIFYSSATKAAQKGRAPDDDTWKILPDRHLAMFVRLAASILRDHGHDRDRPELVSRLSSLENKLLTNDQNLVDSGSDGAGTTVEVVVPLSYDVKDMPMVQVVAAIFGLSLSDVQNEINGHRQVWTEEAALQDLKSYQHRLNSNKPGALRSEDFDLEDAFNEWKKSEAPHLSQMMLDILTAKPELARRSTGRADKPLPSRPQSMYADDQVYAELGRAITGSDDSGLGFDPAASLGSMSIGGDSSSIRAVEEVIYTFIPPDPRAYYKYILQQAMTFDQLHTDPADYEPLSKKSMELMTELCVRWRVPQFSRLIAVLEVAARKFLDRELIPTELDATFDFVKTPLPEQKKTPHISQCLTPLNEIPPSRWTVHDFAVYRQTLHALHDALLRELYDLMERSYDTKPPDMGAVMWLLDIHIEGDPSFSHRSASMTEFTEHLQQGLSLKAAEAYRDYMEKEIPPHKDEWEFGHVVKLGKSVTKLCDRIRKRYKKNPSIMGVNPLEVLVREALPSFEKDAGAIIEAIILGAKETGVDVDIQDGFELYKELVEIRRIHHESLPDVPFAFNIENLLVDFVWRWIRAAEARMTEFVEQAIKQDQFQVRTESPDHIPRDSERHSVSIIDMFMLFNQTVDQVFALEWDNDEHHARFMTALAGSVAAGIGHYCDIVDQRFAKEMDRPSAEELASQTRTTQERWMQIAKDAWNNKEKAEPFQFYPESFVKLNNIEYAMQELDKLEKSMNSEACALVLERIDGPKKKVRKPSKYTFTIKVVEAEDLKACDPSGYSDPYVVFGDEYQKRLHKTRIIYRNLNPRWDESFDITVQGPVNVIATIWDYDTFGDHDYVGRTSLKLDPVHFGDYLPREFWLDLDSQGRLLIRVSMEGERDDIQFHFGKAFRHLKRTERDMVRKITDKLTAQINSTLSHETLRGLLGTSGIGASVAGLWKKRTSTMPAATPSQIEGALTSLFTYFDENFAIMKQTLTDATMIAVMTRLWKEVLMTIENLLVPPLSEKPSMKKPLTRKELDVVYHWLEMLFVFFNARDEESGEQLGVPAEVLKSPKWHELASLNFFYFEDTNSLIRESERMASTAAQHAQLALQQQGSLQNRLSAPASFGASFGGAGAFASMGTIRRGKSIMMSRNLGTMRKAKEAKRREAQADPSDDMILRILRMRPEAALYLKERHRQKERQAATAAAALIVKNSVAQGWNTGGGGVGQFGRNNLPRR; encoded by the exons atgtcgacggcgtcgcgacACTCGTTGCAGCCCTCCAGACGGCTGAAGAACAGCAGCAGAGACTCGGGTagggcacgggcggcgtcgcgtgcCCGAGGCCAAcacatcgtcgtcgaacaCGAAGAAGCAAGGAGCTTTGCTCTACGCGCGGCGTACCTCCACTACCTCCTTcagcccaaggccaagcgAAAACAATACGTCGCTGCCCCGAAGGCGCCTGCGCGCTCGCATACAAGTGTAGGACAGCTAGTTCAGGAATATGTTTCcggcagctcgtccagccaGAAGCTCCCGCACAGCTTTCCAAGCCAGTTGCTTGACCGCGTTGGCGGCGTGCTGCGAGGCAACGAGTCGCTCCCCGGATACAACGATGCGGCCGTCAAACGAAGCTTTGCTGAGGCGTATACCGCCTTCTCCGAGAAGACCTTCCGCAAGAATAtggagaaggagaggaaGTTCGAGCCGCTTGTTCTCATTTTCTACTCCTCTGCGACGAAAGCCGCCCAGAAAGGAAGGGCGCCAGACGATGACACGTGGAAGATCCTACCGGACCGTCATCTGGCCATGTTCGTGAGACTAGCCGCCAGCATCTTGCGTGACCATGGCCACGATCGCGATCGACCCGAACTGGTATCGAGACTCAGCTCTTTGGAAAATAAGCTCCTTACCAACGATCAAAACCTAGTAGACAGCGGGTCCGACGGCGCTGGAACGACTGTCGAGGTCGTGGTCCCCTTGAGTTACGATGTCAAGGACATGCCAATGGTACAGGTTGTGGCGGCCATTTTTGGACTGAGCTTGTCTGATGTCCAGAACGAGATCAATGGCCATCGTCAGGTGTGGACGGAAGAGGCCGCCCTGCAGGACCTCAAATCGTATCAACACAGGCTGAACTCCAACAAGCCTGGAGCGTTACGGAGCGAGGACTTCGACCTTGAGGATGCTTTCAACGAATGGAAAAAGTCCGAGGCTCCTCATCTCTCGCAGATGATGCTGGACATCCTGACTGCCAAACCGGAGTTGGCCCGTCGATCCACTGGTCGCGCCGACAAACCCTTGCCAAGCCGCCCACAATCTATGTACGCCGACGATCAGGTGTATGCAGAGTTGGGTCGCGCTATTACAGGCTCTGACGACAGCGGCCTCGGGTTTGACCCAGCTGCGAGTCTCGGCTCCATGTCCATCGGCggggacagcagcagcattaGAGCCGTCGAAGAGGTAATTTACACATTTATACCTCCCGACCCCAGGGCCTACTACAAGTACATTCTTCAACAAGCCATGACTTTCGACCAACTTCATACCGATCCTGCGGACTACGAGCCTCTTTCAAAGAAATCCATGGAGCTCATGACGGAACTGTGTGTCAGGTGGCGTGTGCCTCAGTTCTCTCGGCTCATTGCTGTTCTGGAGGTGGCGGCCCGCAAGTTTCTGGACCGTGAGCTGATTCCGACCGAGCTGGATGCCACCTTCGACTTCGTGAAAACGCCTCTGCCGGAGCAGAAGAAGACTCCGCACATTTCACAATGCCTTACCCCTCTAAATGAAATTCCCCCAAGCCGCTGGACGGTTCACGATTTCGCTGTATATCGACAGACCTTACATGCATTGCACGATGCCCTTCTTCGTGAACTCTACGACCTCATGGAACGATCTTACGACACCAAACCCCCAGACATGGGTGCAGTCATGTGGCTGTTAGACATCCATATCGAGGGAGACCCGTCATTTTCTCACCGCTCTGCTTCCATGACAGAGTTTACCGAGCACCTACAACAGGGCCTCAGCCTGAAAGCGGCAGAGGCTTATCGCGACTATATGGAGAAAGAAATCCCCCCGCATAAAGATGAATGGGAATTTGGTCATGTTGTCAAGCTCGGCAAATCCGTCACCAAGTTGTGCGATAGGATACGAAAGAGGTACAAAAAGAACCCATCCATCATGGGTGTCAATCCCTTGGAAGTGCTTGTGAGAGAGGCGCTTCCTAGCTTCGAAAAAGACGCCGGTGCCATTATCGAGGCCATCATACTAGGCGCCAAGGAGACGGGAGTAGATGTTGACATCCAAGACGGCTTTGAACTGTACAAAGAATTGGTTGAGATTCGACGCATTCACCACGAGTCTCTTCCTGACGTACCGTTCGCTTTCAACATCGAGAACCTACTGGTCGATTTCGTCTGGCGTTGGATTCGTGCCGCAGAAGCAAGGATGACCGAATTCGTGGAGCAGGCTATCAAGCAGGACCAGTTCCAGGTACGGACAGAGAGCCCAGATCACATACCGCGAGACTCCGAGCGACATAGTGTGTCAATCATCGACATGTTCATGCTGTTCAACCAGACCGTCGACCAGGTCTTTGCTCTGGAGTGGGACAACGATGAGCATCACGCTAGGTTTATGACAGCGCTGGCAGGAAGCGTCGCGGCAGGCATTGGACACTACTGCGACATAGTCGACCAACGGTTCGCCAAAGAAATGGATCGCCCATCTGCCGAAGAGCTAGCTTCTCAGACGAGAACGACGCAGGAAAGGTGGATGCAGATCGCCAAAGACGCCTGGAACAACAAGGAGAAGGCCGAGCCTTTCCAATTCTACCCCGAG TCTTTTGTCAAACTGAACAACATCGAATACGCAATGCAGGAGTTGGACAAGCTGGAAAAGAGCATGAATTCCGAGGCATGCGCCTTGGTGCTCGAACGCATCGATGGTCCTAAGAAGAAGGTTCGCAAGCCGAGCAAATACACATTTACCATCAAGgttgtcgaggccgaggacctcAAAGCGTGCGACCCAAGCGGATACAGCGACCCTTATGTCGTGTTCGGGGACGAATACCAAAAACGACTCCACAAGACTCGCATTATATACCGGAACCTCAACCCTCGTTGGGACGAGTCATTCGACATCACCGTCCAGGGCCCCGTCAATGTCATAGCTACAATCTGGGACTATGACACGTTTGGCGACCACGACTATGTTGGCCGCACGTCTCTTAAGCTGGACCCGGTTCACTTCGGCGACTATCTGCCACGCGAATTCTGGCTAGATCTTGACTCCCAAGGACGTCTGCTGATCAGAGTATCCATGGAGGGTGAGCGGGATGATATCCAGTTTCACTTCGGCAAGGCCTTCCGCCACTTGAAAAggacagagagagacatgGTTCGCAAAATAACGGACAAG CTCACCGCACAGATCAATTCGACGCTGTCCCATGAAACCCTTCGAGGCCTGCTTGGTACAAGTGGCATTGGCGCATCGGTCGCCGGCCTCTGGAAGAAGCGCACCTCAACCAtgccagcagcaacgcctAGCCAAATCGAGGGCGCACTGACTTCTTTGTTCACGTACTTTGACGAGAACTTTGCCATCATGAAACAAACATTGACGGACGCCACCATGATCGCGGTAATGACTCGGCTGTGGAAGGAGGTGCTGATGACCATCGAAAACCTCTTGGTCCCACCACTTTCCGAGAAGCCATCAATGAAGAAACCTTTGACGCGCAAGGAGCTTGACGTTGTGTATCATTGGCTGGAAATGCTGTTTGTCTTCTTCAACGCCAGAGATGAGGAGTCAGGGGAGCAGCTTGGAGTGCCTGCCGAGGTGTTGAAGTCGCCTAAGTGGCACGAGCTCGCGTCTCTGAACTTCTTTTACTTTGAAGACACCAACAGTCTGATTCGAGAATCGGAACGGATGGCATCTACAGCGGCTCAACACGCTCAGTTGGCGCTTCAGCAGCAGGGCTCGTTGCAGAACCGCCTGTCAGCACCGGCGAGTTTTGGAGCCAGTTTCGGTGGAGCAGGAGCCTTTGCAAGCATGGGCACCATCCGACGTGGTAAGAGCATCATGATGAGCCGCAACCTAGGAACCATGCGTAAGGCCAAAGAAGCGAAGCGCCGCGAAGCACAGGCGGACCCGAGCGACGACATGATATTGCGAATACTTCGTATGCGGCCCGAGGCCGCTTTGTATTTGAAGGAGCGGCACAGGCAGAAGGAACGACaggcagcaacagcagcggcagcgctgATCGTGAAGAATAGCGTGGCCCAAGGATGGAACACGGGTGGGGGCGGCGTAGGTCAGTTTGGAAGAAACAACTTGCCCCGAAGGTAG
- the NIK1_1 gene encoding Histidine kinase (COG:T~EggNog:ENOG503NXNC), whose translation MVDDNVLVAAAEVVASLAADSKASSSLAIGLSSRIKLPGRDTPAKRNLEAELEQLALRVGQLENRASASASAILPETPNEVNDSLFGEEGLREHVDGQSKLLDRQRRELVGVNAQLLEQKQLQERALEVLEQERVATLERELWKHQKANEAFQKALREIGEIVTAVARGDLTMKVRMNTVEMDPEITTFKRTINAMMDQLQIFASEVSRVAREVGTEGLLGGQARIGGVDGTWKELTDNVNVMAQNLTDQVREIASVTTAVAHGDLTKKIERPARGEILQLQQTINTMVDQLRTFASEVTRVARDVGTEGILGGQADVGGVQGMWNDLTVNVNAMANNLTTQVRDIIKVTTAVAKGDLTQKVQADCRGEIFELKSTINSMVDQLQQFAREVTKIAREVGTEGRLGGQATVHDVEGTWRDLTENVNGMAMNLTTQVREIAKVTTAVAKGDLTKKIGVEVKGEILELKNTINQMVDRLGTFAVEVSKVAREVGTDGTLGGQAQVANVEGKWKDLTENVNTMASNLTVQVRSISAVTQAIANGDMSQTIDVEANGEIQVLKETINNMVSRLSSFCYEVQRVAKDVGVDGKMGAQADIAGLDGRWKEITTDVNTMASNLTTQVRAFSDITNLATDGDFTKLVDVEASGEMDELKRKINQMISNLRDSIQRNTQAREAAELANKTKSEFLANMSHEIRTPMNGIIGMTQLTLDTDLTQYQREMLNIVNNLANSLLTIIDDILDLSKIEARRMVIEEIPYTLRGTVFNALKTLAVKANEKFLDLTYKVDSTVPDHVIGDSFRLRQIILNLVGNAIKFTEHGEVSLTIKEWADQDDVGAGEYAVEFVVEDTGIGIAQDKLNLIFDTFQQADGSMTRKFGGTGLGLSISKRLVNLMGGDLWVNSEAGKGSQFHFTCRVKLASNDTESIKKQLHPYQGHQVLFVDKAQSSSGAEIRAMLDQIGLHPVVVDSEKSSALTRLKAGGALPYDAILVDSIDTARRLRAVDDFKYLPIVLLAPVVHVSLKSCLDLGITSYMTTPCALIDLGNGMIPALENRATPSLADNTKSFEILLAEDNTVNQRLAVKILEKYHHVVTVVGNGWEAVEAVKEKKFDVILMDVQMPIMGGFEATGKIRDYERSMGTHRTPIIALTAHAMMGDREKCIQAQMDEYLSKPLQQNHLIQTILKCATLGGPLLEKNRERELAIQADAKSSSHKETGQGLLRPALENRAMTTREPMTTGTPDSRGVASADQEDPWARARRDLSDLRSISS comes from the exons atggtggaCGATAAtgtgctggtggcggcggccgaggtggtTGCCTCGCTTGCCGCCGACTCAAAAGCCTCATCGTCCTTAGCAATCGGGCTGAGCTCCCGGATCAAGCTGCCTGGTCGCGACACACCAGCGAAACGGAATCTTGaagccgagctcgagcaaCTGGCACTTCGCGTTGGCCAGCTTGAGAACAGGGCATCGGCCTCCGCTTCGGCCATCCTGCCCGAGACCCCAAATGAAGTCAATGACTCTCTGTTTGGCGAAGAAG GACTGCGCGAACACGTGGACGGCCAGTCCAAACTCCTGGATAGGCAGCGACGAGAACTGGTCGGCGTCAACGCCCAGCTTCTTGAGCAAAAGCAATTACAAGAGCGCGCTCTCGAGGTactcgagcaggagcgcgTCGCAACGCTCGAGAGGGAACTCTGGAAGCATCAAAAGGCCAATGAGGCCTTTCAGAAGGCTCTAAGAGAAATTGGCGAGATCGTTACGGCCGTCGCCCGTGGTGACCTGACCATGAAAGTCCGTATGAATACGGTTGAAATGGACCCAGAAATCACCACGTTCAAACGGACCATCAACGCCATGATGGATCAGCTCCAAATATTCGCCAGCGAAGTGTCTCGTGTGGCTCGCGAGGTCGGCACCGAGGGTCTCCTCGGCGGACAGGCTCGAatcggcggcgttgatgggACATGGAAAGAACTCACAGACAATG TGAACGTCATGGCCCAGAACTTGACAGACCAAG TGCGCGAGATTGCTTCCGTCACGACAGCAGTCGCCCACGGCGACCTGACCAAGAAGATTGAGCGACCAGCCCGGGGTGAAATATTGCAGCTTCAGCAGACCATCAATACCATGGTAGACCAGCTGCGGACCTTCGCGTCTGAAGTTACACGCGTCGCTAGAGACGTCGGAACTGAAGGTATACTAGGCGGACAAGCTGACGTCGGTGGGGTCCAGGGCATGTGGAACGACTTGACGGTAAACGTCAATGCCATGGCCAACAATTTGACGACCCAGGTACGCGACATTATCAAGGTCACGACAGCAGTCGCCAAGGGCGATCTCACCCAGAAGGTCCAGGCCGACTGCAGGGGTGAAATTTTCGAGCTCAAGTCAACCATCAACTCCATGGTGGACCAGCTCCAACAATTCGCTCGCGAAGTTACCAAGATCGCCCGAGAGGTCGGAACCGAAggtcgcctcggcggccaggctACCGTACATGACGTTGAAGGAACATGGAGAGATCTGACCGAAAACGTCAACGGCATGGCCATGAATCTCACCACGCAGGTGCGCGAGATCGCCAAGGTCACAACAGCTGTAGCCAAGGGCGACCTTACGAAGAAGATCGGCGTGGAGGTGAAGGGAGAAATCCTCGAGCTGAAAAACACAATCAACCAGATGGTTGACCGCTTGGGCACATTTGCGGTAGAAGTGAGCAAGGTGGCCCGAGAAGTCGGCACAGACGGCACGCTTGGGGGCCAGGCCCAAGTTGCCAATGTTGAAGGCAAATGGAAGGACTTGACTGAAAATGTCAACACGATGGCGTCAAATCTGACCGTACAGGTACGAAGCATTTCTGCCGTAACGCAGGCGATCGCAAACGGCGACATGAGCCAGACGATCGATGTGGAGGCGAATGGAGAAATACAGGTACTCAAAGAGACTATCAACAACATGGTCTCGCGGTTGTCGAGCTTCTGCTATGAGGTACAAAGAGTCGCCAAGGATGTGGGCGTCGATGGCAAGATGGGTGCCCAAGCAGATATCGCCGGCTTGGACGGCCGCTGGAAAGAGATTACGACAGACGTGAACACTATGGCTAGCAACTTG ACGACGCAAGTGCGCGCCTTCTCAGATATTACGAATCTCGCCACCGATGGCGACTTCACAAAGCTCGTGGATGTTGAGGCCTCTGGCGAGATGGATGAGCTGAAACGAAAGATCAACCAAATGATTTCCAACCTTCGCGACAGTATTCAAAGAAACACCCAAGCCAGAGAGGCTGCCGAGCTCGCCAACAAGACAAAATCTGAGTTCCTTGCCAACATGTCTCACGAGATTCGCACACCGATGAACGGCATTATTGGCATGACGCAACTTACGCTTGATACCGACTTGACACAATATCAGCGGGAGATGCTAAATATCGTTAATAATCTTGCGAATAGCCTTCTAACGATTATCGATGACATCTTGGACCTTTCCAAGATCGAGGCCAGGAGAATGGTCATTGAGGAAATCCCGTATACGTTGCGAGGAACCGTCTTCAATGCCCTCAAGACCCTCGCGGTCAAGGCGAATGAGAAATTCCTAGATCTAACCTATAAGGTAGACAGCACTGTTCCCGATCATGTTATCGGCGACTCGTTCCGCCTTAGGCAAATCATTCTCAATCTCGTGGGCAACGCCATCAAGTTCACGGAGCACGGAGAGGTCAGCCTCACCATCAAGGAATGGGCTGATCAAGACGACGTTGGGGCTGGCGAATACGCTGTTGAGTTTGTCGTTGAAGATACTGGCATCGGAATCGCTCAAGATAAACTAAACCTCATTTTCGACACGTTTCAGCAGGCGGATGGGTCGATGACACGAAAATTTGGCGGCACTGGCCTGGGGCTCTCTATCTCGAAGCGCTTGGTCAACCTCATGGGCGGCGACCTTTGGGTAAACAGCGAGGCTGGCAAAGGCAGCCAGTTCCACTTCACCTGCCGAGTTAAGCTCGCATCAAACGACACAGAGTCAATCAAGAAGCAACTCCACCCTTACCAGGGCCATCAGGTTCTTTTTGTTGACAAGGCCCAGTCAAGCTCGGGTGCGGAGATCCGAGCGATGCTAGATCAGATCGGCTTACACCCCGTTGTTGTCGATTCGGAAAAGAGCTCCGCCCTTACACGCCTcaaggctggcggcgcgctgcctTACGATGCCATTCTTGTCGACTCAATCGATACAGCCAGGAGACTCAGAGCTGTCGACGACTTCAAGTACTTGCCAATTGTCCTGTTGGCCCCGGTTGTCCATGTCAGCCTCAAGTCTTGTCTCGACCTAGGTATTACTTCATACATGACGACACCTTGCGCGCTGATCGACCTCGGCAACGGTATGATCCCCGCGCTAGAGAATAGGGCAACACCATCCCTGGCCGACAACACGAAGTCCTTCGAAATCCTGCTGGCCGAAGATAATACGGTCAACCAAAGGCTTGCCGTCAAGATTCTAGAGAAGTACCACCACGTCGTGACTGTCGTTGGGAACGGGtgggaggcggtcgaggcagtcaaggagaagaagtTTGACGTTATTCTCATGGATGTCCAAATGCCGATCATG GGAGGGTTCGAGGCCACAGGCAAGATTCGCGACTACGAGCGAAGCATGGGTACCCATCGAACCCCGATCATTGCCCTCACGGCCCATGCCATGATGGGGGACAGGGAGAAGTGCATCCAAGCCCAGATGGATGAATACTTGTCAAAGCCCTTGCAGCAGAATCACCTCATACAGACCATCCTCAAATGCGCCACGCTGGGCGGGCCTCTTCTCGAGAAGAaccgcgagcgcgagctAGCCATCCAGGCCGATGCAAAGTCCTCGAGTCACAAGGAAACTGGGCAGGGCCTGCTTCGCCCTGCGCTTGAGAATCGGGCAATGACGACCCGAGAGCCCATGACCACAGGCACTCCGGACAGCCGGGGCGTTGCCTCGGCTGACCAAGAAGACCCCTGGGCAAGAGCACGTCGCGATCTCTCTGATCTGCGGAGTATCTCGAGCTAA
- a CDS encoding uncharacterized protein (EggNog:ENOG503PTF6), which yields MSPTTAEDVESWKQGNDEVTDLAQAYRDLARGEQAAAALEASLTTLESKLDAMLDALDDKTGASSPAADGKAPTTDANSEDKPQTSSRLGNEASAAEGSDKRTTE from the exons ATGTCACCTACTACTGCAGAGGATGTCGAGAGTTGGAAGCAAGGGAATGATGAGGTTACCGACTTGGCTCAG GCATATCGAGATCTTGCCAG AGGTGAACAAGCCGCTGCAGCGCTCGAGGCGAGCCTAACGACGCTCGAGAgcaagctcgacgccatgttggacgccctcgacgacaagaccGGCGCTTCGTCTCCGGCAGCCGATGGGAAGGCCCCGACCACTGACGCCAACAGTGAAGACAAACCTCAAACCAGTAGTAGGCTTGGTAACGAAGCCTCAGCCGCAGAAGGCTCCGACAAGAGGACTACTGAATGA